One stretch of Roseimicrobium sp. ORNL1 DNA includes these proteins:
- a CDS encoding C39 family peptidase has translation MFDFIGNAKKALDAFAQATRIRIVPDPLWHPGGDEVCLLEVPGYRQIESYTCGFVAGAMILHTFHPGACLKTFFEQCTPGRASGLDTEPLIRCLRANRIGVSVKRELTFKQIAAALDHGYPILTLTRTPRPNEVHWVVLFGYGKNPNRVFMAGEGLPVLSSLMGQKEVLWSEFSRSKWAQRGFGLVCWGK, from the coding sequence ATGTTCGACTTCATCGGAAACGCCAAGAAGGCACTCGATGCCTTCGCTCAAGCCACACGCATTCGGATTGTGCCGGACCCCCTTTGGCACCCTGGCGGTGATGAAGTGTGTCTTCTGGAGGTCCCCGGATACAGACAGATTGAAAGCTATACCTGTGGATTCGTGGCCGGGGCAATGATTCTCCACACGTTCCATCCTGGGGCTTGCCTCAAAACTTTCTTTGAGCAGTGCACCCCCGGACGTGCCAGTGGACTCGACACCGAACCGCTTATTCGCTGCCTACGCGCAAACCGAATTGGCGTGAGCGTGAAGCGGGAGCTGACTTTCAAACAAATAGCAGCCGCCCTTGACCATGGGTATCCCATCCTCACACTCACCCGCACTCCACGCCCCAATGAGGTGCACTGGGTAGTGCTTTTTGGTTACGGAAAGAATCCCAACAGGGTATTCATGGCTGGAGAAGGCTTGCCAGTCCTCAGCAGCTTAATGGGTCAAAAGGAGGTTCTGTGGTCCGAGTTCTCACGCTCGAAATGGGCGCAGCGTGGCTTCGGACTCGTCTGCTGGGGTAAGTGA
- a CDS encoding helix-turn-helix transcriptional regulator, with product MPEDPASQIVSELSKRLAQEREAAGISKKALASAAGFDRATARYIENPEDNPTLLNLVRYGLALKLDVGQLLSECMASHLTSKKPKAGKGK from the coding sequence GTGCCTGAAGACCCCGCCAGCCAGATTGTCTCCGAACTGAGCAAACGACTTGCTCAGGAGCGGGAGGCTGCCGGGATTTCCAAGAAGGCGCTGGCCAGCGCAGCTGGATTTGACCGTGCTACCGCGCGTTACATTGAGAATCCAGAAGATAATCCGACCCTGCTGAACCTGGTTCGGTACGGATTGGCGCTGAAACTGGACGTGGGACAATTGCTGTCGGAATGCATGGCGTCCCACTTAACCTCCAAGAAGCCGAAAGCAGGGAAAGGAAAGTAG
- a CDS encoding MarR family winged helix-turn-helix transcriptional regulator: MSCAPKRTPAGEVLTALTLDIFRLNNLLLNAGDRLVTNLGLTSARWQILGAIARAGLSQPVAWLARNMGANRQNVQRIVNDLHEQGFVIFEANPHHRRAQLVVLTEKGQRVYDAAMVLQAPWVNSVTEGLSLRDLAAFKRVLLTLRSRLEESQ, encoded by the coding sequence ATGAGTTGTGCCCCCAAACGAACACCCGCAGGCGAGGTGCTCACCGCCCTCACCCTGGACATTTTTCGCCTCAATAATCTCCTTCTCAATGCGGGCGACCGCCTCGTGACCAACCTCGGCCTGACAAGCGCACGCTGGCAGATTCTTGGAGCTATTGCGCGCGCCGGACTTTCCCAGCCCGTCGCCTGGCTGGCGCGCAACATGGGTGCCAATCGCCAGAACGTGCAGCGGATTGTCAACGACCTCCACGAGCAGGGGTTCGTCATCTTTGAGGCGAATCCGCACCATCGTCGTGCGCAGCTTGTTGTTTTGACTGAAAAGGGGCAACGCGTTTACGACGCCGCGATGGTCTTGCAGGCACCTTGGGTCAACAGTGTGACGGAAGGCCTTTCACTCCGCGATCTTGCAGCTTTTAAGCGCGTGCTTCTCACACTGAGGTCAAGGTTGGAGGAATCTCAATAG
- a CDS encoding Hsp20/alpha crystallin family protein, translating into MRWNPIREIESLQNRVFNALAPSISNGTSESEGQPWAPLVDIVEDASEYIITTELPQIPKEDVKITLENGRLTVSGERKPNEDKKGRKIYRLERPYGTFFRTFALPNDAEHTKVNAVFRDGVLQITVPKHEKALPRQIEVKVD; encoded by the coding sequence ATGCGATGGAATCCAATTCGCGAGATTGAAAGTCTTCAGAATCGAGTCTTCAACGCACTGGCACCCAGTATCTCCAACGGAACATCCGAAAGCGAAGGCCAGCCCTGGGCTCCCCTCGTCGACATCGTGGAGGACGCCTCGGAATACATCATCACTACGGAACTTCCCCAGATCCCCAAAGAGGATGTGAAGATCACCCTGGAAAACGGGCGGCTTACGGTCAGCGGAGAACGCAAACCGAACGAGGACAAGAAAGGCCGTAAAATCTACCGGCTCGAAAGGCCTTACGGAACGTTCTTCCGGACCTTCGCCCTCCCCAATGATGCCGAGCACACCAAGGTGAACGCTGTCTTTAGAGATGGTGTGCTGCAAATCACTGTGCCAAAGCATGAGAAGGCTCTTCCTCGCCAGATCGAAGTGAAGGTTGACTGA
- a CDS encoding Hsp20/alpha crystallin family protein, with protein sequence MKHNRTTGNTSLAPHARRSNWSSNPWIIPAMLPVDLDWSGSGNHTATGPENLGADIHEDADHYYVGMEVPGIKRQDLAIELKDRMLTVSGQRFWKRGEGEAGQPFSRTVALPTSIVWEKITARLEDGMLTITLPKAEHIKPRIIPLT encoded by the coding sequence ATGAAACACAATCGCACAACGGGCAACACTTCGCTCGCCCCCCATGCTCGTCGCAGCAACTGGAGCAGCAATCCCTGGATCATTCCGGCGATGCTGCCAGTTGACCTGGATTGGAGCGGAAGCGGCAATCATACCGCAACGGGTCCAGAAAACCTCGGAGCCGACATCCATGAGGATGCCGATCACTACTACGTCGGTATGGAGGTGCCCGGCATCAAAAGGCAGGATCTCGCCATTGAACTCAAAGACCGCATGTTGACGGTCTCTGGCCAGCGCTTCTGGAAACGAGGCGAAGGAGAAGCCGGGCAACCATTCAGCCGGACCGTCGCCCTCCCCACAAGCATTGTCTGGGAGAAGATCACAGCGCGTCTCGAAGACGGCATGCTCACCATCACGCTCCCGAAAGCCGAGCATATCAAGCCCCGCATCATCCCACTGACCTAA
- a CDS encoding amidase: MFTYFRQRKPVVVLAVVVGLLSACTSPSRQHLGDRAFIQYWTPPVGAEGKMRVAVKDIIDLRGEVTTVGSEYFTKWGQPAKQDADCLNYLRQEHVCLVGKTNLNELALGTSGVNEYFGTPKNSLDQGIGLMPGGSSSGCAVAVADDRADIAIGTDTAGSIRTPAACCGVCGLKTTFGLVSLKGVYPLSPKHLDTVGPMAKDIPRLVEGMELLKPGFSREYEKAVAATPESPRIVIGRLRIPGTDPTIDRAVDDALKAADFAVVPLSPGLTAAWLEAEKHGRILAVTDGYASNKHLLAKKGITPTTKAAILLGRLERGSKIYQEALKRRPAWQAMLDRTFQTVDFIALPTLKHQPYKIPWIGRHALFEAKALALQNTTAVNYAGNPALAIPVPLKGERMPVTSLQLIGPLRSEASLLNAGRIVVESAAASITARSR, from the coding sequence ATGTTCACCTATTTTCGCCAACGTAAACCGGTTGTTGTTTTAGCAGTTGTCGTGGGCCTTCTAAGTGCGTGCACATCGCCGTCCAGGCAGCATTTGGGTGATCGAGCCTTCATCCAATACTGGACGCCTCCCGTGGGAGCGGAGGGCAAAATGCGGGTGGCCGTCAAGGACATCATCGATCTGCGAGGCGAAGTGACCACCGTGGGCTCGGAGTACTTTACAAAATGGGGGCAACCGGCGAAGCAGGACGCCGATTGCCTGAACTACCTGCGGCAGGAGCATGTTTGTCTTGTGGGCAAAACCAACCTCAACGAACTGGCCCTCGGGACCTCCGGAGTGAATGAATACTTTGGCACTCCCAAAAACAGTTTGGACCAAGGAATTGGCCTGATGCCCGGAGGATCTTCTAGCGGCTGCGCAGTCGCGGTGGCCGACGACCGGGCAGACATTGCAATCGGGACCGACACGGCTGGATCGATTCGAACGCCCGCGGCCTGTTGCGGGGTATGTGGACTTAAAACAACTTTCGGCCTCGTTTCGCTGAAGGGGGTGTATCCGCTTTCGCCGAAGCATCTCGACACCGTTGGGCCCATGGCCAAGGACATTCCACGCTTGGTCGAAGGCATGGAGCTACTGAAACCCGGATTTTCCAGGGAGTATGAGAAGGCGGTCGCGGCGACGCCGGAGAGTCCTCGCATTGTGATCGGCCGCTTACGTATACCTGGTACTGATCCCACCATCGACCGGGCCGTGGATGACGCGCTTAAGGCCGCGGACTTCGCAGTGGTGCCTTTGAGCCCCGGCTTGACGGCGGCTTGGCTTGAGGCCGAAAAACACGGACGAATCCTCGCCGTGACAGATGGATATGCGTCCAACAAACACCTCCTGGCAAAGAAAGGCATTACTCCTACAACGAAGGCTGCCATTCTACTGGGTAGGCTGGAGCGTGGAAGTAAGATTTATCAAGAGGCGTTGAAACGCCGCCCAGCTTGGCAGGCAATGCTCGATAGGACTTTTCAAACAGTTGACTTCATCGCACTTCCGACATTGAAGCATCAACCTTACAAGATACCGTGGATCGGCCGCCACGCACTTTTTGAGGCCAAGGCATTGGCGCTCCAGAACACGACCGCGGTCAACTACGCCGGCAATCCCGCGCTCGCCATTCCCGTTCCCCTCAAGGGAGAGCGGATGCCCGTAACGAGCTTGCAGTTGATCGGTCCACTGCGGAGCGAAGCTTCTCTTTTGAACGCGGGACGAATCGTTGTTGAAAGCGCAGCAGCCTCGATAACCGCCAGGTCAAGGTGA
- the vccD gene encoding Verru_Chthon cassette protein D: MSRTSSGSKPSWASASSTSASFPLPSRYRRPSSPPALKTRPASPCPDGHARRATRAFTLIELLLVVSIMGILLVLASVSVGHVVAAQQLTSSTMRFTNELAYAAQLAARENRLIGIRFLKLQDESDLDAAEQYRAWQLLAPDRTTGKWRPLGEAHRLDPSTVMMANDIYSTLLHVTPLASPDDVDDEDATPPLFAFKPGGGTTLPKVTTAPKWCVTLALAVDLERAPGRLPANFRTLVLNAHTGAITEY, encoded by the coding sequence ATGAGCAGGACCTCCAGCGGCTCGAAGCCGAGCTGGGCCAGCGCAAGCTCAACTTCCGCGTCTTTTCCACTGCCGTCCAGATACCGGCGGCCAAGCTCTCCTCCAGCCTTGAAGACTAGACCTGCATCCCCATGCCCGGACGGACACGCCCGCCGAGCGACCCGCGCCTTTACTCTGATCGAGCTGCTGCTCGTGGTCTCGATCATGGGAATCCTGCTCGTGCTCGCGTCAGTTTCCGTCGGTCATGTCGTTGCTGCGCAGCAGCTCACTTCCTCCACCATGCGCTTCACCAATGAACTCGCCTATGCCGCGCAACTGGCCGCGAGGGAAAACCGGCTGATCGGCATCCGCTTTCTCAAACTCCAAGATGAATCCGACCTCGACGCAGCGGAACAATACCGCGCCTGGCAGCTGCTGGCGCCCGACCGCACCACCGGCAAGTGGCGCCCTCTGGGTGAGGCACACCGACTCGATCCGTCCACGGTGATGATGGCGAATGATATCTACTCCACCCTGCTGCACGTTACCCCACTCGCGAGCCCCGATGATGTGGACGACGAGGATGCCACGCCGCCGCTCTTCGCCTTCAAGCCCGGAGGAGGCACCACGCTTCCCAAAGTCACTACCGCTCCTAAATGGTGTGTTACTCTCGCGCTGGCGGTCGACCTTGAACGCGCGCCAGGGAGATTGCCCGCGAATTTCCGCACGCTGGTGCTCAACGCCCACACTGGAGCCATCACGGAATACTGA
- the vccC gene encoding Verru_Chthon cassette protein C has protein sequence MNENPGSLRRVAAARGFTLVELLVSMTVLSVLMLFLAQVLSDTQRTWGRARARVGEFRESRAAFEAIARRLSQVTLNSYWGYKLDSNGNPTLYQRQSELHYVSGPAAALLPDAQHTAGHAVFFQAPLGETLDTSATASASSLENLLNGWGWYAQYESDLPRRPDFLGPDIAHPEKKRFRLMEFRQPTERLMLYGVVADSKGGSMPVPWVEAQTGRDALYRWFRDSLEEDSQPVAENVLAVLIQPVWPATTGNTGASTDAAPNYLYDTRRYQWPETSTEATRSRHQLPPVLRLTLIALDERQWSAFDAAKADALAQELTGLVNNTLFQKSAAYEQDLQRLEAELGQRKLNFRVFSTAVQIPAAKLSSSLED, from the coding sequence ATGAATGAGAACCCCGGATCATTGAGGCGAGTGGCGGCAGCGCGCGGCTTCACCCTGGTGGAACTGCTGGTTTCCATGACGGTGCTGTCCGTGCTCATGCTCTTCCTCGCGCAGGTGCTGTCTGACACCCAGCGCACCTGGGGCCGGGCCAGGGCACGTGTCGGCGAGTTCCGCGAGTCGCGCGCGGCATTTGAGGCCATTGCCCGGCGTCTTTCGCAGGTGACACTGAATTCCTACTGGGGGTACAAGCTGGACAGCAATGGAAACCCCACTCTCTACCAGCGCCAGTCTGAGCTGCATTACGTAAGCGGGCCCGCAGCCGCCCTCCTTCCCGATGCTCAGCACACTGCGGGACATGCCGTCTTTTTTCAGGCGCCGCTCGGGGAAACCCTCGACACCAGCGCCACTGCATCCGCCTCGTCGCTGGAGAACCTTTTGAACGGCTGGGGCTGGTATGCGCAATATGAGAGCGACCTGCCACGCCGCCCCGACTTTCTAGGGCCCGACATCGCCCACCCGGAGAAGAAGCGTTTCCGTCTCATGGAGTTCCGCCAGCCGACGGAAAGGCTGATGCTTTATGGCGTGGTCGCCGATTCCAAGGGTGGCAGCATGCCCGTGCCGTGGGTGGAAGCGCAGACCGGCAGGGACGCCTTGTACCGGTGGTTTCGTGACTCGCTCGAAGAGGACTCCCAGCCGGTAGCGGAAAATGTCCTGGCCGTACTCATCCAGCCCGTATGGCCAGCCACCACCGGAAATACCGGAGCGAGCACCGATGCCGCGCCCAACTACCTCTACGACACCCGACGCTACCAGTGGCCGGAGACTTCCACCGAAGCCACGCGCTCCCGTCACCAGCTTCCTCCGGTATTGCGGCTCACCCTCATCGCCTTGGATGAACGCCAGTGGAGCGCATTCGACGCCGCGAAGGCGGACGCGCTCGCCCAGGAACTCACTGGGTTGGTAAATAACACGCTCTTTCAGAAGTCTGCAGCCTATGAGCAGGACCTCCAGCGGCTCGAAGCCGAGCTGGGCCAGCGCAAGCTCAACTTCCGCGTCTTTTCCACTGCCGTCCAGATACCGGCGGCCAAGCTCTCCTCCAGCCTTGAAGACTAG
- the vccB gene encoding Verru_Chthon cassette protein B codes for MNTKPQRPASKKSSAGFSLAETAVAVGIAASVIVTLVGMIPLSLDALRESANVAAEARIVQAIAADYRMREWSEVLQQQTSGGSKDYIFDGQGTRVKDGDASAIFTVRVTVSDAPVLPGMQQTNPRLKSVQMLMTESPNPTAALAKPETCRKAQTLVAQMDKYAVN; via the coding sequence ATGAATACGAAACCCCAACGACCTGCCTCCAAAAAATCCTCGGCGGGATTCTCGCTCGCGGAAACCGCGGTTGCCGTGGGTATCGCCGCCTCGGTAATCGTCACCCTCGTGGGCATGATTCCTCTTTCCCTGGATGCCCTGCGCGAGTCCGCCAACGTGGCCGCGGAGGCTCGCATTGTGCAGGCAATCGCCGCGGACTACCGCATGCGGGAGTGGAGCGAGGTGCTGCAACAGCAGACGAGCGGCGGAAGCAAGGACTACATCTTCGACGGCCAGGGTACCCGCGTCAAAGATGGCGACGCCAGTGCCATCTTCACCGTGCGCGTCACCGTGAGCGACGCGCCGGTGCTGCCGGGCATGCAGCAAACCAATCCGCGGCTGAAGTCCGTGCAGATGCTCATGACGGAAAGTCCCAACCCCACTGCGGCCCTGGCCAAACCGGAAACCTGCCGCAAGGCGCAGACCCTCGTAGCACAGATGGACAAATACGCGGTGAACTAA